The following are encoded together in the Ezakiella massiliensis genome:
- a CDS encoding GIY-YIG nuclease family protein, translated as MNNYYVYILECNDGSYYCGITTNLQRRLDQHNKGTASKCTRARLPVKMVYHENDHSKSTALKREAQIKKLTHKQKYELIKNSET; from the coding sequence ATGAATAATTATTATGTCTATATATTAGAATGCAATGACGGGAGTTATTATTGTGGAATCACTACCAACCTTCAAAGAAGATTAGACCAGCATAACAAAGGTACTGCAAGTAAGTGTACCAGAGCGAGACTTCCTGTTAAAATGGTTTACCATGAAAATGATCACTCTAAATCTACCGCATTAAAAAGAGAAGCACAAATAAAAAAGCTTACCCATAAACAAAAATATGAGCTTATTAAAAATTCCGAAACTTAG
- a CDS encoding regulatory protein RecX, translating to MRTCMEECLNYLKFSRTEKEVRNYLYEMDYKTNEIEDAIAYAKELKYIDDYDYAYAYVNDHVLINKWGPIKIKLKLKEKGIPEEYINNALMDNEKDIMNNLYQQFEKKANSLDLSDQKDKNKIIRHLLNKGYNYSEISEVLNSYE from the coding sequence ATGAGAACTTGTATGGAAGAGTGCCTAAATTATTTAAAGTTTAGTCGCACTGAAAAAGAAGTAAGAAATTATCTCTATGAAATGGATTATAAGACCAATGAAATAGAAGATGCAATAGCCTATGCTAAAGAACTAAAATATATTGATGACTACGATTATGCTTACGCATATGTAAATGACCATGTTTTAATTAATAAGTGGGGCCCGATTAAAATAAAACTAAAATTAAAAGAAAAAGGAATCCCCGAGGAATATATCAACAATGCCCTAATGGATAATGAGAAAGATATAATGAATAATCTTTATCAGCAATTTGAAAAAAAGGCAAATAGCCTAGATCTAAGTGATCAAAAAGATAAAAATAAAATAATTAGACATTTGTTAAATAAGGGTTATAATTACAGCGAAATATCAGAGGTGCTTAACTCTTATGAATAA
- a CDS encoding FHA domain-containing protein: MNFDLFSIISTIFKYLFILVVYYFIINILKDILTYFTKESKNRITIIRIIEGSQIVDVPIINNFTLGRGVDNDYTTKDLAVSKRHFQIIDNGEDFFIVDQKSSNGTFINGKKIKRAVIKKGDIISIGGAGIRIEVMK; this comes from the coding sequence ATGAATTTCGATTTATTTTCTATTATATCCACAATTTTTAAATATTTATTTATTCTTGTTGTGTATTATTTTATTATCAATATCCTTAAAGATATTTTAACCTATTTTACAAAAGAAAGCAAAAATAGGATTACTATTATTAGAATAATTGAAGGAAGCCAAATTGTTGATGTCCCTATTATTAATAATTTTACACTTGGTAGGGGTGTTGATAATGACTATACAACAAAAGATTTAGCAGTATCCAAGAGACATTTTCAAATTATAGATAATGGAGAAGATTTTTTCATTGTCGATCAAAAAAGCTCAAATGGAACTTTTATTAATGGCAAAAAAATTAAGAGAGCTGTTATAAAAAAAGGTGACATAATAAGCATTGGTGGAGCAGGTATTAGAATAGAGGTAATGAAATGA
- a CDS encoding FtsW/RodA/SpoVE family cell cycle protein translates to MRKTFSSYYYVFLFQVLAIIVLAFYPIHNFSSKYIFYPVVILAVGLVNVFLNSRMLGFGRHYAIVSMIFSIGVIEIFRLSPEYGFKQMFWFCIGSILMYISYIAVKNLKFLNKLYLYYIGGIFFLFAITLTFGVVDHGAKNWVRIFGHLFQPMEIIKILYIFQLASSPSEKIFGVTYNLVNIILTLTYMGLLVIQKDLGSALILFALLLAYLLMFVKDKRYFIFTLVLFVLAGYVGYLILPHVRIRFYTWMHPFKQYKSTSYQVVTAITSMANGGFLGTGLGLGIPNIIPVNLSDMIIACIIEEMGLLIGIAIILLYLILSIDGLLLSMNVNNDFYKKISALIASFYMMQFLVILLGTLNIIPLTGITAPFLSYGGSSMLSSFIMLGSMQASLRSYNG, encoded by the coding sequence ATGAGGAAGACTTTTTCTAGCTATTACTATGTTTTTTTATTTCAAGTCCTGGCAATCATTGTTTTAGCCTTTTATCCAATTCATAATTTTTCAAGCAAATATATTTTCTATCCAGTTGTTATTTTGGCGGTTGGGCTTGTAAATGTATTTTTAAATTCTCGGATGCTTGGCTTTGGTAGGCACTATGCCATTGTTTCTATGATTTTTTCTATAGGTGTAATAGAAATCTTTAGACTCAGTCCAGAATACGGCTTCAAGCAAATGTTTTGGTTTTGTATTGGATCAATCTTAATGTATATATCATATATAGCAGTCAAAAATTTAAAATTTTTAAATAAGCTATACTTATATTACATTGGAGGCATATTTTTTCTCTTTGCAATTACCTTGACTTTTGGTGTAGTGGACCACGGGGCAAAAAATTGGGTGAGAATATTTGGCCACCTTTTTCAACCGATGGAAATTATAAAGATACTTTATATTTTTCAGCTAGCTTCATCTCCTAGCGAAAAGATTTTTGGGGTAACTTATAATTTAGTAAATATAATTTTAACTCTTACCTATATGGGACTGCTTGTTATACAAAAAGACCTTGGGTCAGCCTTAATACTTTTTGCCTTGCTTCTGGCTTACTTATTGATGTTTGTAAAAGATAAAAGATATTTTATATTTACTCTTGTTTTGTTTGTTCTTGCAGGCTATGTTGGCTATTTAATTTTACCTCACGTTAGGATTAGATTTTATACATGGATGCACCCATTCAAACAATATAAATCTACAAGCTATCAAGTAGTAACTGCTATTACTTCAATGGCTAATGGGGGATTTTTAGGCACAGGTTTGGGACTTGGAATTCCAAATATTATTCCTGTAAACTTAAGCGATATGATTATAGCTTGCATAATTGAAGAAATGGGATTACTTATTGGTATTGCAATTATCTTATTGTATTTAATTCTTTCTATTGATGGATTATTATTATCAATGAATGTTAATAATGACTTTTACAAAAAAATATCAGCCTTGATAGCATCTTTTTATATGATGCAATTCTTGGTTATTTTATTAGGGACACTTAATATCATTCCTTTAACAGGTATTACA